AATGGGAGTAATGGTTTCGGGTTGGGTCAGATCTATTTCGGTGAGATTTGTTTTTTCAGTCTCTAACTGGTTTATTTGGTTCATGACTTGGTTCCTTGCTCGGTTGAGTGCCTCGTCCGCCTTTACTTCGGCTAGAAGTAGGCGCAACAATCATTCAACGCGGCGTGGCTTAGGTTGCCTACCTGTTAGAAATGACAGTTCCGATAAACGGCTAGCCCCAGTGCACCATCCCTGATCAGGCCTGACGGTCCCAATGCCTGAATAACGGCTCCGCCAGAAACAACACAAACAATAAACGCATCACCTGCATCGCCGTCACCAACGGCACCGACAATTGCAGGGTCTCTGCCGTCAGGCTCATCTCGGCAATGCCGCCAGGCATCATGCCCAGCGTCAGTGAGCGCAGGTCCAGGTGGGTCAGCGCACTCAACCCTACCGCTGCCAACGTGGCGAGCGCCATGGTCAAGGCCGTGCCAGTCAAGGTGCGGCCCATGAACGCCGGTGCGCTGCGGAAGAACTGCCGATTGAAGTGGCAGCCCAAACCGCTGCCGATCAGCCATTGGCCGATCTGGCTGCCGCCGTCGGGCAGGCCGATGTGCAAGTCCCACGTCACACTGGCGATGGCGCTCACCAGCAATGGCCCGAACAGCCAGGGATTGGGCTGACGTAGACGCTGCCAGCCCCAGGCCACCAGCGCACCTACCGGGAACAGCAGGGCCAGCCAGGCCCAGTCCACAGGCGCCGGGTGAAACTGCGGTGCACCGCCGCCCAGCAAATACTTGAAGATCGCCGGCACACACAACACCACCACCAGCACACGCAGGCTTTGTCCTGCCGCCACCCGGCTGAGCACCGCGCCGTTGCGGGCGCCGAGGTTGACCATCTCGCCGGAGCCGCCCGGCATGCTGGAGAAAAACGCCGTGGCGCGATCTTCCCCACTGCGGCG
This genomic stretch from Pseudomonas synxantha BG33R harbors:
- a CDS encoding AbrB family transcriptional regulator, with the protein product MSEVTFKHWWGTPLVGLAGGYLASLVGWPLPYMVGALLAIILVRCLTPWQLAEIPGGRKCGQWVVGIGIGLHFTPVVIEQVMSHFGLIFFGALVTSFSSVVGVWLMRRSGEDRATAFFSSMPGGSGEMVNLGARNGAVLSRVAAGQSLRVLVVVLCVPAIFKYLLGGGAPQFHPAPVDWAWLALLFPVGALVAWGWQRLRQPNPWLFGPLLVSAIASVTWDLHIGLPDGGSQIGQWLIGSGLGCHFNRQFFRSAPAFMGRTLTGTALTMALATLAAVGLSALTHLDLRSLTLGMMPGGIAEMSLTAETLQLSVPLVTAMQVMRLLFVLFLAEPLFRHWDRQA